The following proteins come from a genomic window of Coffea arabica cultivar ET-39 chromosome 11c, Coffea Arabica ET-39 HiFi, whole genome shotgun sequence:
- the LOC113716461 gene encoding serine carboxypeptidase-like 50, producing the protein MESVIPLHGHNLLKLLLFLTILHHVPHSTTSLDLLPKEALPTKSGYLEVNSTTGSALFYTYYEAQKPTTPLSQTPLLIWLQGGPGCSSMLGNFYELGPWLVTSNVSVKHNPGAWNRIFGVLFIDNPIGTGFSIAASLQEIPRNQHDVAKHLFIAIKKFIKLDDMFKTRPIYVTGESYAGKYVPALGYYILKKNAILPVSSRVNLAGVAIGKGLTDPATQTATYAVNAYYSGFINDKQKKILENLQKKAVELTQIGNWTQASNARDTVVQTLLDMTGFVSVYDFRRLVPYQDYLVAEFLTNMEVKKALGAKENIVFEACSDVVEDALTEDIMKSVRYMVDYLVRETKVLLYQGQCDMLLNVVSNEAWIKKLKWARQREFMEADRKVWRVNETSAGSVQKFEKLSHVVVLNAGHLVPADQPLNSQAMIEDWVLDRGLFAD; encoded by the coding sequence ATGGAGTCAGTGATTCCATTGCACGGTCACAACCTCCTCAAACTCCTCCTCTTCCTCACCATCCTCCaccatgtaccacactcaaccACCTCTCTCGATCTACTCCCTAAAGAAGCGCTGCCGACGAAATCTGGCTACCTCGAAGTAAACTCCACAACTGGTTCAGCCCTTTTCTACACATATTATGAGGCACAAAAGCCCACCACACCCCTCTCTCAAACCCCCCTTCTCATCTGGCTCCAAGGTGGCCCTGGATGCTCCTCCATGCTTGGAAACTTCTATGAACTTGGTCCGTGGCTGGTTACGTCTAATGTTTCAGTTAAGCATAATCCAGGGGCATGGAACAGGATATTTGGGGTCCTTTTTATTGATAATCCAATTGGAACTGGATTCAGCATTGCTGCTTCGCTTCAAGAAATCCCAAGAAATCAGCATGACGTTGCGAAACATCTTTTCATCGCTATCAAGAAGTTTATTAAGCTGGATGATATGTTTAAAACGAGGCCAATTTATGTTACTGGGGAGAGTTATGCTGGAAAGTATGTTCCGGCACTTGGCTACTACATATTGAAAAAGAATGCTATTTTGCCAGTTTCCAGTAGGGTCAATTTGGCCGGTGTAGCTATTGGAAAAGGACTAACAGATCCGGCCACACAAACGGCCACTTATGCTGTGAATGCTTACTATTCTGGATTCATTAACGATAAGCAGAAGAAAATCTTGGAGAATCTTCAGAAGAAGGCTGTTGAATTGACACAAATTGGGAATTGGACTCAGGCTTCTAATGCAAGAGATACAGTGGTGCAAACATTGCTAGACATGACTGGCTTCGTAAGTGTATATGATTTTAGAAGGTTAGTTCCATATCAAGATTATTTAGTGGCTGAGTTTCTAACAAATATGGAGGTAAAAAAGGCGTTAGGGGCTAAGGAAAATATTGTGTTTGAAGCATGTAGTGATGTTGTGGAAGATGCGCTAACCGAGGATATCATGAAGAGTGTGAGGTATATGGTTGACTATTTAGTTAGGGAAACTAAGGTTTTATTGTACCAGGGACAGTGTGATATGCTTCTTAATGTGGTGTCGAATGAGGCTTGGATAAAGAAACTGAAGTGGGcgagacaaagagagttcatgGAAGCAGATAGGAAAGTTTGGAGAGTGAACGAGACTTCAGCTGGCTCTGTGCAGAAGTTTGAGAAATTGAGTCATGTTGTGGTGTTGAATGCGGGACACCTTGTGCCTGCTGATCAGCCTTTGAATTCTCAAGCTATGATAGAAGACTGGGTTTTGGACAGGGGACTCTTTGCCGATTAG